TAAGAAACAATGAGGAAGTTGTACTTACTGCTGTACAGAATAACGGTTTAGCACTGAAATTTGCTTCTAAAGAGCTACAAAACAATGAGAAAGTTGTGCTTGCCGCAGCAACAAAAAATGGCAAAGCATTAAAATATGCATCTAATCGCCTAATAAAAAATAAAAAATTCCTACTTACTGTTTTAAAAGAAAACGGTTTAGCATTTGAATTTATTCCTGAAGAGCTAAAAAACGATGAGGAAATTGCAAGCGCTGCTGCAGAGCAAGATGGAATAGTATTGCGTTATGTTCCCAAAGCTCTAAGAGCAAAAAAAGATTTTATGCTTGCCGCTATTGAAAAAAATAGCAACGCACTACAACTTGCCGCTCCACATTTACAGGATGATCCAGAAGTTGTTTTTACAGCTATACAAAATAACTGCTATGCCTTGGAATACGCATCTAGTAGACTAAAAGACAACCAAGAATTTATGCTTGATTGCATTAAACATAATAGTTGGTCATTACAATATGCATCTGATCGCCTAAAGAATAAAGTAGAACTTGCGCTTGCTGCTGTGCAGAAAAAAGGCTCTTCATTGAAATTTGTTTCTAAAGAACTACAAAACAATCTAGAAGTTGTACTTACTGCCGTGAAAAATGATGGTTTAGCATTGCAATTTGCATCTGATGATCTAAAAAACAATGAGGAAGTTGTGCTTATTGCTTTAGAAAATAATGGTTCTGCACTTCCTTATGCTTCTAAGAGATTACAAAGCAAAAAAGCCTGTACTTTAGCAGCTAAAAAAACCCCAAAGCATCTTGTAAAGATAAAAGTTTAATTTTTTTATAAAAACATGCTTATCTCCTTAACTCAACATTAAGGGGATAAAGCATGTATAAAAATCGAATGATCTACTGAAATAACTGTAATTTTAAAGAACTAAAAAATCTTAGTTTCCTCTCCAAAAGCTGTTTCAGGCTTTTAAAGTCTTTTCGAGTGAATGATCTTTTTTAGAAATAGCAGCCTCATTTTCAATTTGGATTACTGTACAATCTAAATCAATCCAACGCGATTGAAAAACTTCAGCTGACACAGTAATCTCCCAACCGTGATAAGGATCTCTAAGTCTTACTTGGCTTAAGTTTTTAGATACTTCATCGACTACAATAGAATGCCCACCTGCTTGAGGATCCCAAATGGAAACTATCGCAGACCCGTATTCTAAAAGCTGCTTTCTAAGCTTAGGGAGAGAATTCGGTATAAGTCGAGTAATCATTGGCCTAAATCCTGCATTTTGAATATCTTGCTGTATATCTTCGTCATTACCTAAGTTACGACATTGCAATGTAGAAAAATCTGGTTTTCCTCCCCGATCTTTGATAAGCATAGCTGCAGTTGCTGCCGTGCATCCTATTGTAGCTTGTTGTTGGATAATTGCTTTATTATTTTGAGTAAATTCTATATATACTTTCTCTTCTTCACCAGTATTAAGGTTTTTACACTCTTCAAGTAGCTCTTTTCTGATCACAGGATGATGGGCAATAATTTCTTTGTCCTCAAAGATATTACATTTATCATGCATAGACTCAAATGGGTTTATGGGTAGATGTTTTCTTGGTGGTAAGTTTACTTTTTCTGATGTTAAAGCAGCTGTTATTAGAGCTCCTCCAGTGACAGCAAAACAAGCACTAGCAGGAATTCCAAAGCTAGCGGTAAAAAAAGGAGCTATCAATAAGCCCACACCAAAAATCAACCCAGCCATCTTTACTACTTTAATTGTTGTAGGATGTTTGTGTATCCAGCTTTCTATTTGTTCTAAATAGGCTGGTTTTACTAAATGCAAATTAAATATAGATAGTTTCATAAATTATATAATTAAAACTCGTGTGTTATGTTTATAATATAA
The window above is part of the Candidatus Rhabdochlamydia sp. T3358 genome. Proteins encoded here:
- a CDS encoding DUF4116 domain-containing protein codes for the protein MSINPIFSNLSKFARETYLKNKKLAEQQIWHDLQNNGLILEYLSEALRNNEEVVLTAVQNNGLALKFASKELQNNEKVVLAAATKNGKALKYASNRLIKNKKFLLTVLKENGLAFEFIPEELKNDEEIASAAAEQDGIVLRYVPKALRAKKDFMLAAIEKNSNALQLAAPHLQDDPEVVFTAIQNNCYALEYASSRLKDNQEFMLDCIKHNSWSLQYASDRLKNKVELALAAVQKKGSSLKFVSKELQNNLEVVLTAVKNDGLALQFASDDLKNNEEVVLIALENNGSALPYASKRLQSKKACTLAAKKTPKHLVKIKV
- a CDS encoding papain-like cysteine protease family protein → MKLSIFNLHLVKPAYLEQIESWIHKHPTTIKVVKMAGLIFGVGLLIAPFFTASFGIPASACFAVTGGALITAALTSEKVNLPPRKHLPINPFESMHDKCNIFEDKEIIAHHPVIRKELLEECKNLNTGEEEKVYIEFTQNNKAIIQQQATIGCTAATAAMLIKDRGGKPDFSTLQCRNLGNDEDIQQDIQNAGFRPMITRLIPNSLPKLRKQLLEYGSAIVSIWDPQAGGHSIVVDEVSKNLSQVRLRDPYHGWEITVSAEVFQSRWIDLDCTVIQIENEAAISKKDHSLEKTLKA